A genomic window from Melanotaenia boesemani isolate fMelBoe1 chromosome 15, fMelBoe1.pri, whole genome shotgun sequence includes:
- the taf9 gene encoding transcription initiation factor TFIID subunit 9 has protein sequence MSAPKTIPKDAQVMIQILKDMGITEYEPRVINQMLEFTYRYVTTIIEDAKIYATHAKKSSVDADDIKLAIQCRMDQSFTSPPPRDFLLEVARQKNQTPLPLIKPYTGPRLPPDRYCLTAPNYRLKSIQKKVSSSAGRISVPRLSVGAVSSRPTTPTLGTPSVQSVTTKVGTPVSLTGQRFTVQIPPPSQTATTKTTTPSTPAVSNVLINPSLIGSKNILITTNMVSQNAGGESLKRKHEDDDDYDAL, from the exons ATGTCTGCCCCGAAAACTATCCCTAAAGATGCTCAG GTGATGATCCAGATCCTAAAGGACATGGGGATCACTGAGTATGAGCCGCGAGTCATCAACCAGATGCTGGAGTTTACTTACA GATATGTGACAACGATCATTGAAGACGCCAAAATCTACGCCACACATGCCAAGAAGTCCAGCGTGGATGCTGATGACATAAAACTGGCCATCCAGTGCCGCATGGACCAGTCATTCACCTCACCGCCACCGCGAGAT TTCCTGTTGGAGGTTGCAAGGCAGAAGAACCAGACTCCCCTCCCACTCATCAAACCCTACACTGGCCCTCGACTTCCTCCAGACCGCTACTGCCTCACCGCCCCCAACTACAGACTCAAGTCCATCCAGAAGAAG GTGTCATCGTCGGCTGGCAGGATATCCGTGCCTCGGCTGAGCGTCGGCGCCGTCTCCAGCAGACCGACCACGCCCACGCTCG GAACTCCATCAGTCCAGTCGGTCACCACTAAAGTCGGAACTCCAGTGTCTCTGACAGGTCAGAGGTTCACCGTTCAGATCCCACCACCCTCTCAGACGGCCACAACCAAAACCA CAACGCCGTCCACACCTGCTGTGTCCAACGTCCTCATCAATCCATCTCTGATTGGCTCCAAGAACATCCTCATCACCACCAACATGGTGTCGCAGAATGCCGGCGGAGAGTCGCTGAAGAGGAAGCACGAAGACGATGATGACTACGACGCTTTATGA
- the LOC121654960 gene encoding histone H2B 1/2, with protein sequence MPEPAKSAPKKGSKKAVTKTAGKGGKKKRKTRKESYAIYVYKVLKQVHPDTGISSKAMSIMNSFVNDIFERIAAEASRLAHYNKRSTITSREIQTAVRLLLPGELAKHAVSEGTKAVTKYTSSK encoded by the coding sequence ATGCCTGAACCCGCAAAGTCTGCGCCCAAAAAGGGCTCCAAGAAAGCCGTCACCAAGACGGcaggaaaaggaggaaagaagaagagaaagaccAGGAAGGAGAGCTACGCCATCTACGTGTACAAGGTTCTCAAGCAGGTCCATCCCGACACCGGAATCTCTTCTAAGGCCATGAGCATCATGAACTCCTTCGTCAACGACATCTTCGAGCGTATCGCCGCCGAGGCGTCTCGTCTGGCCCACTACAACAAGCGCTCCACCATCACCTCCAGGGAGATCCAGACCGCCGTCCGCCTCCTGCTGCCCGGTGAGCTGGCCAAGCACGCCGTGTCAGAGGGAACCAAGGCTGTCACTAAGTACACGAGCTCCAAGTAA